Within Metabacillus sp. KUDC1714, the genomic segment AGAAATGAACAATGCTGGGGCATCTGAATTATTAATGCCAGCCCTGCAACAGGCTGAGCTTTGGCAGGAATCTGGACGCTGGTATTCATATGGTCCTGAACTAATGAGATTAAAAGATCGACATAATCGTGAATTTGCTTTAGGTGCAACACACGAAGAGATGATTACGAGCTTAGTTCGAGATGAAATTAAATCTTATAAGCGACTTCCGCTTTCCTTATATCAAATTCAGACAAAGTTTCGTGATGAAAAACGACCTCGTTTTGGTGTTTTGCGTGGTCGCGAATTTATCATGAAGGACGCATATTCTTTCCATGCCACACATGAAAGTTTGGATGAAGTCTATGTTAAAATGTTTACTGCTTATCAAAATATATTTTCTCGTTGCGGCCTAGACTTTAGGGCTGTTATTGCAGATTCAGGGGCTATGGGTGGCACTGATACACATGAATTCATGGTGTTATCTGATATCGGCGAAGATACAATTGCATACTCTGATACCTCTCAATATGCTGCAAATATTGAGATGGCACCTGTTAATGCAACTTATGAAAAAAGTACCGAGGAACAAAAAGAATTAGTGAAAATTGAAACACCTGATCAAAAAACAATTGAAGAAATTTCAACATTTTTAAATGTTTCTAAGGAATCATGCATTAAATCCGTTCTTTTCAATGTTGATGATAAATTTGTTTTAGTCTTAGTTCGTGGCGATCATGAGGTAAATGACATTAAGGTGAAAAATCTATTTGGCGCTTCAGTAGTAGATTTAGCAACAGCAGAAGAGACAATAAAAGCTTTAAATTGTGTTCCAGGCTTTATAGGACCTATTAATGTCTCTGAAGATGTTGAAGTTGTAGCAGATCATGCAATATCTTCAGTGGTTAATGGAGTTTGTGGTGCAAATCAAGCGCAATACCATTTCCAGGGAGTGAACATTGAGCGAGATGCTAAGATCACTCGATTTGCTGATCTACGCTTTATCCAAGAAGGGGACAAATCACCAGATGGTGAAGGTACTATTAGATTTGCCAAAGGGATTGAAGTTGGTCACGTGTTTAAACTAGGCACTAGATATAGTGAGTCAATGAATGCAACGTTCTTAGATGAAAACGGCCGCACGCAGCCAATGATTATGGGTTGCTATGGTATAGGTGTTTCAAGAACATTAGCTGCTATTATTGAGCAGCATCATGACGAAAATGGGATCGTGTGGCCTGGGTCAGTTGCACCATTCCAAATCCATGTTATACCAGTAAACATTAAAAATGATTCACAAAAGGAGTTAGCTGAAAAACTATACACTCAATTTACTCAGAATGGATATGAGGTTCTATTTGATGACCGCGCTGAGCGAGTAGGAGTGAAATTTGCCGATTCAGACCTTATTGGATTACCTGTACGTGTAACTGTTGGTAAGAGAGCAGATGAGGGTATAGTAGAAGTTAAAATTCGTAAGACAGGTGAATCATTTGAAGTATCAGTGGATGAACTTCATGAAAAGATGAAGCAAATACTTGGAAACTAAAAAAGGTTACAGCAAGGAATAAACCATGATAAAATAATACAAGAGCAATAACGAGAAGAGGCTGACTCGAAAGTAATAGACAAGCTCCTTTATATACTTAATTGTATATAAAGGAATAAGTCTATAAATGAGGCAGCCTCTTCAGTTGTGATAAAACTAATTTTATTGTACTTTGAAATGTTAAATAAAAATTTAAACAACTATTAATAGAATTAATAAGTAAGAGGGAGAAAGGGGATAGTATATGGACATGCAAATCAACCAAATTGAGCGATTTCAACTCCTGCTCCAACAAATAAATTTAACAGAAGATGCGGTTGTCGTTCACTTTAAGAACGGTTCAATTGCCAAGTTGACCGTGCATAAACAAACGAAAAAGTGGCATTTTCATTTTCAATTCGAAAAAATTCTGCCTTTTGATGTGTATCAATTGTTTCAGACTAAGCTTGCAAAGGCGTTTTCTCATATTGCAGATGTTACATTTTCGATTGAAACGAAAGAACAAAATTTTGACGAAAAACTTGTTCAGGATTATTGGTCAATCTGTATTCAGCAAATGGACGGAATCTCCCCTCCAATGCTCGCACTATTAAATGAGCAAAAACCAACTGTTCAGGGGATAAAGGTCATTGTTAAAACCAAAAATGATACCGAGGCAATGACAATAAAACGAAAATATGCATCTCTCATTCAAGAAAGCTTTCAGGAACTGGGATTTCCTACCTTTCAATTAGATACAACTGTAGCAGTCTCACAAGAGGAAATTTTAAAATTCCAAGAACAAAAGCTACAAGAAGATAAAGAGAAAGGACTAAAGGCACTAACTGACATGGTTAATGCTGAGAAGGAAGAGGCTAGTCAAGCTGAATATACTGGACCTTTAACAATTGGTTATACGATCAAAAATGATGAAGAAATTCGTACCCTTGCTTCGATTGAAGATGAAGAGAGAAGAACCGCTATTCAGGGGTATGTGTTTGATGCAGAAACAAAGGAACTTAGAAGTGGAAGAACACTTCTGACCTTTAAAATTACTGACTACACAAGCTCCATCCTTGTTAAAATGTTTGCTAGAGATAAAGAGGATGCCGTTTTAGTACAGGCTGTTAAAAAAGGAATGTGGTTAAAAGTACGCGGTAGCATCCAAAATGACACATTCGTACGAGATCTTGTAATGATTGCAAATGACATTAATGAAATTACACCTCAAGAGAGACGAGATCAATCTCCAGAAGATGAGAAGAGGGTGGAACTTCATCTTCATTCACCAATGAGTCAAATGGATGCAGTAACGTCTGTAAGTAAGTATATTGAGCAAGCTAAGAAATGGGGACATAAGGCAATTGCATTAACAGATCATGCTGTCGCACAATCTTTTCCAGAAGCATATTCAGCTGGCAAAAAGAATGGAGTCAAGGTTTTATACGGTGTCGAAATAAATCTTGTAAATGATGGGGTTCCTATTGCTTATAATGATGATAATCGCTTTTTACCTGATGAAACATATGTTGTATTTGACGTTGAGACGACTGGTTTATCAGCTGTTTACGATACAATCATTGAGTTGGCTGCAGTAAAGGTTCGTGGAGGAGAAATTATCGACCGTTTTGAGTCCTTCGCAAATCCTCATCATCCATTATCAGCAATCACAATTGATTTAACAGGCATTACAGACGATATGGTAAAAGATGCCCCTAATGTTGATGAAGTATTACGGAAATTTAAGGATTGGATCGGAAATGATATTCTCGTTGCACATAATGCTAGCTTTGATATGGGTTTTTTAAATGTAGGGTATAAAAAACTTCTTGGTGAAGAAAAGGCTAAAAACCCTGTTATCGATACGTTAGAACTCGGACGTTTCCTATATCCTGAATTTAAAAATCATCGACTTAACACACTTTGTAAAAAGTTTGATATCGAATTAACTCAGCATCACCGAGCAATTTATGATGCCGAAGCAACAGGCTATTTGCTTGTTAAGATGCTAAAGGATGCAGCGGAGAAGGGCATCGAAAATCACAATCAATTTAACGACAATATGGGTAAAGGTAATGCATACCAACGTTCAAGACCATATCATGCTATTATACTTGCACAAAATGAAACTGGGTTGAAAAATTTATTCAAACTAGTTTCCATTTCACATATGAATTACTTTTACAGAGTTCCACGAATTCCACGTTCACAACTCAATAAATATCGAGAAGGTCTTATTGTCGGATCCGCATGTGATAAAGGTGAGGTTTTTGAAGGTATGATGCAAAAATCTCCCGAAGAGGTAGAAGAAATTGCAGCATATTATGATTATTTAGAGGTACACCCTTTAGAGGTTTACAATCACCTTATTGCATTAGATTATATTAAGGATGAAACGTCTTTAAAAGAAATTGTTACCAATATTGTAAAGCTCGGTGAAAAGCTAGAAAAGCCTGTAGTAGCAACTGGGAATGCGCATTATTTAAATCCTGTTGAAAAGGTCTACCGGAAAATATTGATTAGCTCTCAAGGTGGGGCAAACCCATTAAATCGTCATGAATTACCAAATGTTCATTTCCGAACTACGGATGAAATGATGAACTGCTTCTCTTTCCTTGGTAAAGAGAAAGCTAAAGAGATTGTTATAGATAACACAAATAAGATTGCTGATATGATCGACGAAATTAAGCCAATAAAGGATGATCTTTATACACCTAAGATTGAAGGTGCAGATGAAGAGATCCGCGCAATGAGCTATTCTAGAGCGAGAAGTATATATGGAGAAAATCTTCCGGAACTAGTTGAGGCTCGACTAGAAAAAGAACTTAAGAGTATTATTGGCCATGGGTTTGCGGTTATTTATCTTATCTCACATAAACTCGTTAAAAAATCACTTGATGATGGTTACCTAGTAGGTTCACGTGGGTCTGTTGGTTCCTCATTTGTCGCAACAATGACAGAAATAACAGAGGTAAACCCGCTGCCACCTCATTATGTGTGTCCAGATTGTCAGCATTCAGAGTTTTTTAATGATGGATCAGTCGGTTCTGGTTTTGATTTACCTAACAAAGAGTGTTCGAATTGTGGTGCTCAATATCAAAAAGATGGACATGATATTCCTTTTGAAACATTCCTAGGCTTTAAAGGGGACAAAGTTCCCGATATTGATTTGAACTTCTCAGGCGAATATCAGCCTACAGCCCATAACTATACGAAGGTTCTTTTTGGTGAAGACAATGTGTACCGTGCTGGTACAATCGGGACAGTAGCAGAAAAAACTGCTTATGGATATGTAAAAGGATATGCAAATGATCATAACCTCATTTATAGAGGTGCTGAGGTTGACCGTCTTGTTCAAGGATGTACCGGAGTAAAACGAACAACAGGACAGCATCCAGGTGGAATAATTGTTGTACCTGATTATATGGATATCTTTGATTTTTCGCCGATTCAATTCCCTGCAGATGCAACAGGTTCTGAATGGCGTACAACCCATTTTGATTTCCATTCCATTCATGATAACCTATTAAAACTAGATATTCTTGGACACGATGATCCAACTGTAATCCGTATGCTACAGGATTTAAGCGGTATTGATCCAAAAACTATTCCGACAGATGATCCTGAGGTAATGAAGATTTTTAGTGGAACCGAGTCTTTAGGCGTGACTGAAGAACAAATAATGTGTAAAACAGGGACATTAGGGATTCCTGAGTTTGGAACAAGATTTGTTCGGCAAATGCTTGAAGATACAAAACCAACTACGTTCTCTGAGCTTGTCCAAATTTCTGGTCTATCACATGGGACAGATGTATGGCTTGGGAATGCTCAAGAGTTAATTCATAATAAAATATGTACGTTAAGTGAGGTTATTGGCTGTCGTGATGACATCATGGTATATCTTATCTATCAAGGATTAGAGCCTTCATTCGCCTTCAAGATTATGGAGTCTGTTCGTAAAGGAAAAGGTTTAACAGATGAAATGGAAGAAGAAATGAAAAAACAGGAAGTGCCAGCTTGGTATATTGATTCTTGCTTAAAAATCAAGTACATGTTCCCAAAAGCCCATGCTGCGGCTTACGTGTTAATGGCTGTACGTATTGCGTATTTTAAAGTTCATCATGCTCTACTATATTATGCTGCATATTTCACAGTTCGTGCCGATGATTTTGATATTGACACAATGGTAAAAGGTTCTACACCAATTCGAGCTAAAATTGATGAAATTAATCTAAAAGGGTTAGATGCTTCTCCAAAAGAGAAAAACCTACTAACTGTATTAGAACTAGCACTAGAAATGTGTGAAAGAGGATATTCCTTCCAAAAGGTTGACCTTTATCGTTCTAGTGCAACAGATTTTATTATTGATGGGAATACACTAATTCCCCCGTTCAACTCCATTCCTGGACTTGGAACAAACGCAGCGTTAAATATTGTAAAAGCTAGAGAAGACGGAGAATTTCTATCAAAAGAAGATCTCCAGCAACGAGGTAAAGTCTCAAAAACAATCATTGAATATTTAAACACTCATGGCTGTCTTGATGAACTACCGGATCAAAACCAACTATCACTATTTTAAAGGACATTAAAACACTAAGTCTCAAGCGGGGGCTACCCCCCCACTAATTGAAATGAAACACTAACTAGAAGATTATAGTGCATTAACAACGTTGCTCTAAGTAGTGTCAAACTCCTACAAAGACTTGTTCAAATAACTTAAATATTCTCCTGGGGGTCTGACCCTGGGGGAATTAAGGTATATTTGCAATAAAAATACGGTTATGTTATGATTTTAATGGAAATGCTAACGATAAGCAGAGGAAAAGAGTGGGGAAACCCACTCTTTCGTATTGTTATCGTCCTCGTCACTCGGATAGTATAGTACATACCATTCCCTGCTCAAAAGGCAGGGTTTTTCAGCAACTTAAAGGTGTCAAATTGCTGTTTAGGATAAGAATGCTAGTTTTTGGACTAAAGAATCATGTCTAGCTTCAGCGCCTAGCCTTCAAGTCAATAATCACCAAAGGTATGTGATTATCGTTGCCCAAGGCATGCGCTTTTCTTAGCAAGGAGGAAGAGAATGAGCAAAAAAGTAACGGAAATCGTGGAACAATTAGTGACACCAATTTTAAACGATATGAAATTAGAATTGGTCGATATTGAATACGTGAAGGAAGGTTCTAATTGGTTTCTTCGATTATTTATTGATTCTGAAAAAGGCATTGATATTGAAGAATGTGGTGTAGTTAGTGAACGATTAAGCGAGCAGCTTGACGAATTAGATCCCATTCAACATAACTACTTCTTAGAAGTTTCATCGCCAGGTGCTGAGAGACCATTAAAAAAAGAAGAAGATTTAAAGAAAGCAATTGGTAAACAGGTCCATATTAAAACATATGAACCAATAAATGGAGAAAAGTTATTTGAAGGTGTCTTAACTGATTTTGACGGTCAAACGGTTACTGTAACTGTAACAATTAAGACTAGGAAAAAACAGGTTGAAATCCCTTATGATAAAGTGGCAAAAGCTAGATTAGCCGTAACATTTTAACTAGCATGGACTGCAGTATCTCCAGCAGATTTGTGAGTATTTATCCACTTACAAGTCCAAGCATTCTCCTCATTACTTCTTAAGTGTACTAAGCTTGTACCTTAACTGTAGAAGGTGGATTTAGCAAAACAATATGCATTTAGCTTATTTTTTAAGGGGGAAGCCGTTAAAATGAGTAGTGAACTATTAGATGCCTTAACAATTTTAGAAAAGGAAAAGGGCATCAGCAAGGAAATTATCATTGAAGCAATTGAAGCTGCATTAATTTCTGCTTATAAACGAAACTTTAACCAAGCACAAAATGTTCGCGTTGATTTAAATCGTGAAACAGGGACAATGAAGGTTTATGCAAGAAAAGATGTTGTTGATGAGGTATATGATCCGCGTCTTGAAATATCTCTTAGTGAAGCACGAGGAATCAATCCAAATTATGTGCTGAACGATGTGATTGAGATGGAAGTTACTCCAAAGGATTTCGGTCGTATTGCAGCACAAACAGCTAAACAAGTCGTAACTCAGCGTGTTCGTGAAGCTGAGCGTGGTGTAATTTATAGCGAGTTTATTGATCGAGAAGAAGATATTATGACAGGTATTGTTCAGCGTATCGACTCTAAATTCATTTATGTAAGCTTAGGTAAAATAGAAGCTCTTTTACCTGTTAGTGAGCAAATGCCAAATGAAACTTATAAACCACATGACCGTATAAAGGTATTTATTACAAAGGTTGAAAAAACGACGAAGGGCCCACAAATTTTTGTGTCTAGAACACATCCGGGACTTTTAAAGAGATTGTTTGAAATCGAAGTTCCAGAAATCTATGATGGTACTGTTGAAATTAAATCTGTTTCTAGGGAAGCTGGAGATCGTTCAAAAATCTCTGTACATTCCGAGAATCCTGAAGTAGATCCGGTTGGATCATGTGTTGGGCCTAAAGGGCAACGTGTACAAGCAATTGTCAACGAATTAAAAGGAGAAAAAATTGACATTGTAAAATGGTCGCAAGATCCTATTGAATTTGTCGCTAACGCACTTAGTCCTTCTAAAGTAGTTGAGGTACTTGTAAATGAAGAAGAAAAAGCTACTACAGTTATTGTTCCTGATTATCAATTATCATTAGCAATTGGTAAACGTGGACAAAATGCTCGTTTAGCAGCTAAGCTTACTGGTTGGAAAATAGATATTAAAAGTGAAACAGATGCCGAAAAAGCTGGAATTTATCCACTTCAAAAGTCTGAATCCGACGTTGATGTTGATGACGAACCACTTTTAACTAGTATTCA encodes:
- a CDS encoding proline--tRNA ligase; this translates as MKQSMTFIPTLREVPADAEVKSHQLMLRAGFTRQNTSGVYSYLPLAHKVLKKIEQIVREEMNNAGASELLMPALQQAELWQESGRWYSYGPELMRLKDRHNREFALGATHEEMITSLVRDEIKSYKRLPLSLYQIQTKFRDEKRPRFGVLRGREFIMKDAYSFHATHESLDEVYVKMFTAYQNIFSRCGLDFRAVIADSGAMGGTDTHEFMVLSDIGEDTIAYSDTSQYAANIEMAPVNATYEKSTEEQKELVKIETPDQKTIEEISTFLNVSKESCIKSVLFNVDDKFVLVLVRGDHEVNDIKVKNLFGASVVDLATAEETIKALNCVPGFIGPINVSEDVEVVADHAISSVVNGVCGANQAQYHFQGVNIERDAKITRFADLRFIQEGDKSPDGEGTIRFAKGIEVGHVFKLGTRYSESMNATFLDENGRTQPMIMGCYGIGVSRTLAAIIEQHHDENGIVWPGSVAPFQIHVIPVNIKNDSQKELAEKLYTQFTQNGYEVLFDDRAERVGVKFADSDLIGLPVRVTVGKRADEGIVEVKIRKTGESFEVSVDELHEKMKQILGN
- the nusA gene encoding transcription termination factor NusA, which codes for MSSELLDALTILEKEKGISKEIIIEAIEAALISAYKRNFNQAQNVRVDLNRETGTMKVYARKDVVDEVYDPRLEISLSEARGINPNYVLNDVIEMEVTPKDFGRIAAQTAKQVVTQRVREAERGVIYSEFIDREEDIMTGIVQRIDSKFIYVSLGKIEALLPVSEQMPNETYKPHDRIKVFITKVEKTTKGPQIFVSRTHPGLLKRLFEIEVPEIYDGTVEIKSVSREAGDRSKISVHSENPEVDPVGSCVGPKGQRVQAIVNELKGEKIDIVKWSQDPIEFVANALSPSKVVEVLVNEEEKATTVIVPDYQLSLAIGKRGQNARLAAKLTGWKIDIKSETDAEKAGIYPLQKSESDVDVDDEPLLTSIHEPELSE
- a CDS encoding PolC-type DNA polymerase III, which translates into the protein MDMQINQIERFQLLLQQINLTEDAVVVHFKNGSIAKLTVHKQTKKWHFHFQFEKILPFDVYQLFQTKLAKAFSHIADVTFSIETKEQNFDEKLVQDYWSICIQQMDGISPPMLALLNEQKPTVQGIKVIVKTKNDTEAMTIKRKYASLIQESFQELGFPTFQLDTTVAVSQEEILKFQEQKLQEDKEKGLKALTDMVNAEKEEASQAEYTGPLTIGYTIKNDEEIRTLASIEDEERRTAIQGYVFDAETKELRSGRTLLTFKITDYTSSILVKMFARDKEDAVLVQAVKKGMWLKVRGSIQNDTFVRDLVMIANDINEITPQERRDQSPEDEKRVELHLHSPMSQMDAVTSVSKYIEQAKKWGHKAIALTDHAVAQSFPEAYSAGKKNGVKVLYGVEINLVNDGVPIAYNDDNRFLPDETYVVFDVETTGLSAVYDTIIELAAVKVRGGEIIDRFESFANPHHPLSAITIDLTGITDDMVKDAPNVDEVLRKFKDWIGNDILVAHNASFDMGFLNVGYKKLLGEEKAKNPVIDTLELGRFLYPEFKNHRLNTLCKKFDIELTQHHRAIYDAEATGYLLVKMLKDAAEKGIENHNQFNDNMGKGNAYQRSRPYHAIILAQNETGLKNLFKLVSISHMNYFYRVPRIPRSQLNKYREGLIVGSACDKGEVFEGMMQKSPEEVEEIAAYYDYLEVHPLEVYNHLIALDYIKDETSLKEIVTNIVKLGEKLEKPVVATGNAHYLNPVEKVYRKILISSQGGANPLNRHELPNVHFRTTDEMMNCFSFLGKEKAKEIVIDNTNKIADMIDEIKPIKDDLYTPKIEGADEEIRAMSYSRARSIYGENLPELVEARLEKELKSIIGHGFAVIYLISHKLVKKSLDDGYLVGSRGSVGSSFVATMTEITEVNPLPPHYVCPDCQHSEFFNDGSVGSGFDLPNKECSNCGAQYQKDGHDIPFETFLGFKGDKVPDIDLNFSGEYQPTAHNYTKVLFGEDNVYRAGTIGTVAEKTAYGYVKGYANDHNLIYRGAEVDRLVQGCTGVKRTTGQHPGGIIVVPDYMDIFDFSPIQFPADATGSEWRTTHFDFHSIHDNLLKLDILGHDDPTVIRMLQDLSGIDPKTIPTDDPEVMKIFSGTESLGVTEEQIMCKTGTLGIPEFGTRFVRQMLEDTKPTTFSELVQISGLSHGTDVWLGNAQELIHNKICTLSEVIGCRDDIMVYLIYQGLEPSFAFKIMESVRKGKGLTDEMEEEMKKQEVPAWYIDSCLKIKYMFPKAHAAAYVLMAVRIAYFKVHHALLYYAAYFTVRADDFDIDTMVKGSTPIRAKIDEINLKGLDASPKEKNLLTVLELALEMCERGYSFQKVDLYRSSATDFIIDGNTLIPPFNSIPGLGTNAALNIVKAREDGEFLSKEDLQQRGKVSKTIIEYLNTHGCLDELPDQNQLSLF
- the rimP gene encoding ribosome maturation factor RimP, whose protein sequence is MSKKVTEIVEQLVTPILNDMKLELVDIEYVKEGSNWFLRLFIDSEKGIDIEECGVVSERLSEQLDELDPIQHNYFLEVSSPGAERPLKKEEDLKKAIGKQVHIKTYEPINGEKLFEGVLTDFDGQTVTVTVTIKTRKKQVEIPYDKVAKARLAVTF